The following is a genomic window from Brevibacterium limosum.
CGGCATCGGCGTCGAATTCGAGCATCTCGACCTCGGCGTCGTCCTCATCCTCGTCGGCTTCGGTTTCGTCCTCCTCGGCGCCGAAGTCCTCTTCGGGTTCGGCCTCGTAGGCGTCGGGGCGGGAGTCGAGGAAGTCGGCGAAGATCTCTGCGAACGGGCTCGCCTCGACCGCGGCGAGGTCGGAGAGGAAGACCTTGACCTCATTGTCCGCGCACAGGCGCACGAGGCCGAACCATTCGTCTTCGTGTTCGATGACGGCCACGGCCTCTCCGTCATCGCCGGCGGCCGAGCGCATCATATCGACGAGGTCGTCGAGGTCGTTCGCGTCACGGACGTCGACATCGAGGGCGCGGAAGCCATCGCCGGAATCGGCCAGGATCTCAGTGAAGTACGACATGCCTCCATTGTGAACGCTTCGCCCCGCGTTGACCACTGCCGGAGGCGTCGAGTTCTCCCGTACCATTTGGGTATGCATCTTCACGTAGCCGATCAC
Proteins encoded in this region:
- a CDS encoding tRNA adenosine deaminase-associated protein produces the protein MSYFTEILADSGDGFRALDVDVRDANDLDDLVDMMRSAAGDDGEAVAVIEHEDEWFGLVRLCADNEVKVFLSDLAAVEASPFAEIFADFLDSRPDAYEAEPEEDFGAEEDETEADEDEDDAEVEMLEFDADAEWAGDPDIYTDRGVPAATLIDQVESYRSDPARVVAHVGETVGFADQLEAAR